In the Cylindrospermopsis raciborskii Cr2010 genome, CGTTGATGTGTGTCCAGCCAAAAATAAAGCCCAACCTAAGAAAAAAGCTATCAATATGGCACAGCAAAGACCATTAAGAGAACAGGAACGGGAAAATTGGGATTTCTTCTTGAATTTACCAAATCCAGATCGGAGGACTCTAAATTTGCACCATATCAATCAACAACAAATGCAGGAACCCCTATTTGAGTTCTCAGGTGCTTGTGCAGGATGTGGTGAAACACCTTATATTAAATTAGTGAGTCAATTATTTGGCGATCGCATGGTTGTGGCCAATGCGACGGGTTGTTCATCTATCTATGGTGGTAATTTACCCACCACACCTTGGACAAAAAACTCCCAGGGAAGAGGTCCAGCTTGGTCTAATAGTCTATTTGAAGATAATGCGGAATTTGGTCTAGGTTTTCGGGTTTCTATAAATAAACAACAGGAAACAGCAGCTTATTTACTGCAACAATTAGCATCCCATATAGGGGAAAATTTAGTTAGTGAAATTCTCAACTGTGAACAAAAAACCGAAGCGGATATTTACGAACAAAGAGAACGGGTGTCAGTTCTCAAACAAAGACTGGAGGAACTAGGGGAATCTGAAATCAGCAACCAGATCAAAAATCTCCAATCCCTAGCTGACTACCTGGTGAAAAAGAGTGTGTGGATTATTGGAGGTGACGGTTGGGCCTATGATATTGGTTACGGTGGATTAGATCATGTTATTGCTAGTGGAACTAATGTAAATATTTTAGTATTAGACACAGAAGTTTATTCTAATACTGGTGGACAAATGTCCAAATCTACCCCCAAAGGTGCAGTAGCTAAATTTGCTGCGGGAGGTAAAGCAGCAGCTAAAAAAGATCTAGGTTTAATGGCCATGAACTATGGTAATGTTTACGTTGCTAGTGTGGCCATGGGAGCAAGAGATGAACACACATTAAGGGCATTTTTAGAAGCAGAAGCTTACGATGGACCATCCCTAATTATTGCCTACAGTCATTGTATTGCTCATGGTATTAATATGAGTACAGCCATGCAAAATCAAAAAGCTGCTGTGGATTCAGGAAGATGGTTATTATATCGTTATCATCCTGAACGATTGCTACAGGGATTAAACCCTCTACAGCTTGATTCTCGCCACCCCAGAATACCTGTAGAAAATTCCATGTATATGGAAAATAGGTTCAAAATGCTCACCAAAATTAATCCTGGAAGAGCTAAGGATTTACTCCAATCCGCTCAAGAAGATGTGAATACTCGCTGGCAAATGTATCAGTATTTAGCTGCTAGAAAATTCTCAGAACAACAAGAATAACACATACCCATTATGAACCTGACTACCAACTATTTAGGAATGGAATTAAAATCACCCCTTGTACCTTCTGCTTCTCCTCTTTCTCAAGAGGTGGATAACATCAAATTGATGGAAGATGCGGGTGCGGGTGCTGTGGTGATGCACTCACTATTTGAAGAACAGTTGACTTTGGAAAAATATGAACTCCATCATCATCTTACCTATGGAACAGAAAGTTTTGCAGAAGCGTTGACCTATTTTCCTGAACCAGCAGATTTTCGCGTTGGACCACAAGAATATTTAGAACATATTCGCACAGCTAAGGAGCAAGTCAATATTCCCATCATTGCCAGTTTAAACGGTTTCTCTCCTGGTGGGTGGACAGAATATGGCCAACTGATGCAGCAAGCAGGAGCATCTGCACTGGAATTAAATATCTACTATGTTCCTACCAATCCAGATTTAACCAGTGCGGAAGTAGAACAGAATTATATTGATATTCTCCAGTCAGTCAAAAAATCGGTGACAATTCCCGTTTCCGTCAAACTCAGTCCCTATTTTACTAATACTGCTAATATGGCAAAACGTTTAGACCGTACTGGAGCTGATGGACTGGTCTTATTTAATCGGTTTTATCAACCTGACATTAATTTAGAAACCCTAGAGGTTGAACCCCAGGTTCTTTTAAGTACGCCCCAAGCCATGCGGTTACCCCTGCGCTGGATAGCGATCCTCTATGGTCATATTCATGGTAGTCTTGCTGCAACTAGTGGTATTCACAATGCTCAGGATATCATTAAAATGCTTATGGTGGGTGCAAGTACAACTATGCTCTGCTCTGTAATTTTGCGAAATGGAATTAATTACCTTAAATCATTACAGGAGGATGTGATTAAATGGATGGAGACCCACGAATACGAATCCGTTAGACAAATGCAAGGTACCATGAGTCAGCTCAACTGTCCTGATCCTACCGCTTTTGAAAGGGCTCAATATATGAAAGTTTTGCAAAGTTATCAACCGGGATCGGAAAAAAAAGATACAAATCTCAACGCAGATAAGTTAATTGGTCACAGATAATAAGTCACTGGTATTAAGAAATTTAAGGTAGTTAGTAATATGAAACGCATTGGTATCCTCACAAGTGGTGGAGACTGTCCGGGGTTAAATTGTGTGATTCGCGCAGTCGTAAGTCACGCCATACTAACATATAATTGGGAAGTGGTTGGCATTCCTTATGCTACCCAAGGGTTACAGCAAAGACAAACTATCCCCTTAAGTATACATGGTTGGAATTTACGGGGAATAGATCCTTTATTGAATATGGGGGGAACAATTTTAGGTAGTATTAATGAGGGAGATACCCTTGCTGCTGCTGGAGAAATTTTGTCCGGTTATGAAGCTTTGGGTTTGGATGCTCTAATTGCTGTAGGTGGAGATGGAAGTTTGAAAATCATCCATGAACTGGCTACCATGGGGAATTGGCATTTAGTTGGTATTCCTAAAACCATTGATAATGATGTGGCTTTGACCGAACGTTCTATAGGTTTTGACACAGCAGTTAATACTATTGTGGATGCCATCAACTGTCTCACATTCACTGCTGCTAGTCATGATCGGGTAATGATTGTAGAGGTTATGGGACGCACTGCTGGTCATTTAGCTCTCCATTCTGGGATTGCTGGTGGTGCGGATGTAATCTTAATTCCGGAAATACCATATACCATTCAGGGTATTTGTGACCATTTGAATGAACTTCGAGATACTTGGAAAAGGAAATTTGCCATTGTGGTGGTTGCTGAAGGTGCTACACTCTGTTCAGAAGATTTAAATAATGGTCATAGGGTGACTGTGGAGAATATACCAGATGCTAACATTGGATCTGCCAAATGTGGTCGTGGTCAATATGTTGCAGCACAAATTTCCAATTTTGCCCATGGTTTCGATACCAGGGTTTCTGTACTAGGTCATATTCAAAGGGGTGGTATTCCCTCCGCTCTAGACCGTCTAGTTGCTACCGCTTTTGGTAAAACCGCAGTGGATTTAGTTGCTCAAGGGAAAAATCATCAAATGTTGGCCTGGCAAAATGGCAAAGTTACAAGTATTCCCATCGAAAGTTCTTTGAATCAAAGTCCTCAGCTTGTAGATCCAAAATCAGATTTGGTAGAGATTGCTCATGCTTTAGGTATATATGTAGGACTTACTGAAAAAATGACTAAGGTTTTAGTTTAGGAAATTCATGGGGGAGGAATCTCCCCTAATCACCATGCTCATACTACTTAACAAATCGCTGGCACTATAGGGTTTTAGCAAAACTCCTTGTATTTTCATGTTAGCAGATTTTGGAATTGCTTCTATAGTGGATATTCCACTGCAAGCAATTATCTTCACCAATGGATTAATCTTTTTCATGGCTTGAATAGTAGCGATGCCATCTATCTTTGGCATCATTATGTCCATTAAAACTACACTGATATCTTGTTTATATTGACCATAAATGGCGATCGCCTCCATACCATTACTAGCAGTGAGGGTGTCATAATTGTGGGTTTCTAAAATCATCCTAGTCACATCCCGAATTTGTGGTTCATCATCCACTATTAAAATCAATTCCCCTCTTCCTATTTCTGTGGGTAATTCTTGGGGAAGGGGGGGGTGTGGAGCTTCTATGGATGGTAGAAACACTTCAAATTTACTTCCTTGTCCCTGTTCGGTATAGAATTGCAGGTGACCATTATGCTTTTGAATAATTCTAGAGACTATGGATAAACCTATGCCAGATCCCACACCATTTTGTTTAGTGGTAAAAAATGGTTCAAAGATCTTATCTGCTACTGCTCGTGACATTCCTATTCCCGTATCAATGATGGTAATGACAATATAGTGTCCCTGTTGTAATTTTTCGTTTATCAGATTATTCCCATCAATAAAAGTATTTTCCGCTGCTATAGTTAGCACTCCTCCCGATGGCATAGCATTGAGAGCATTAACCACTAAATTTATCATTATCTGATACAATTCGGTACTATCTCCAAACACAGTGGACAGATTATTAGCTATTTTAGTTTTCAACTTAATGGACTTAGGAAAAGTGTGTTTAGCAAGGTTAACAATTTCTAAAATTAGGTGTTTAATTTGCACAATTGTCCATTCATTACTTGCTCCTTTTGCAAAAGAGAAAACTTGTTTAACCAAGGAAGAAGCTCGTGTAGCATTGTCCTCAATCATGGTCAACAATTGGGGATGGGTAATATGGTCTTGGAGAGATTTACGTTTGAGCAGTTGAGCTGAGCCTAAAATAGGTGTCAATATATTATTTAAATCGTGGGCAATACCACAAGCTAAAGTGCCAATGCTTTCTAGTCTCTGGGTGCGTAAAAATTGCTCTTCTAGTTGTTTTTTATCTGTGATGTCTGTATCCACAATCAAAATAGATTTTGGTTGTCCATCTCCATCAAACATGAGTGTCCAACGACTCTCAACTGTCACCTGTTCTCCGGATTTTTTGTATTTGCGTAATACTCCTTGCCAACTTCCCGATCTAACCACAGCTTTTAGGGCAATTACCTCTTGTTTCATCGCTGTTTTTTGACAAAATAAATCCCTCAGATGTTTACCTATGGCTTCTTCCTTAGTCCAACCATATATCCTGAGCGCTCCCTGATTCCAAAATAATATCTCAGTCTGAAAATCTCTCACAAAAATAGCATCAGTGGCAATATCTAGTAGAGCTGCTTGTTCATAGAGTTTTTGTTCTTTTTGTTTGTAGGCGGATATATCTTGCACTGTGCCAATCATGCGGGTAGCTTCCCCTTTTTCGTTACAGAAAACCTGTGCCGTGCTAGTTAACCAGTGTAAACTACCATCGGGCCAAATAGCACGAAATTCAATGGTAAATCCGCTTTTTTTATCTAGGGCTATCGTTAATTTATTACTTAAAACTTCTGCGTCTTCTGGATGAATTAAC is a window encoding:
- a CDS encoding ATP-dependent 6-phosphofructokinase, which encodes MKRIGILTSGGDCPGLNCVIRAVVSHAILTYNWEVVGIPYATQGLQQRQTIPLSIHGWNLRGIDPLLNMGGTILGSINEGDTLAAAGEILSGYEALGLDALIAVGGDGSLKIIHELATMGNWHLVGIPKTIDNDVALTERSIGFDTAVNTIVDAINCLTFTAASHDRVMIVEVMGRTAGHLALHSGIAGGADVILIPEIPYTIQGICDHLNELRDTWKRKFAIVVVAEGATLCSEDLNNGHRVTVENIPDANIGSAKCGRGQYVAAQISNFAHGFDTRVSVLGHIQRGGIPSALDRLVATAFGKTAVDLVAQGKNHQMLAWQNGKVTSIPIESSLNQSPQLVDPKSDLVEIAHALGIYVGLTEKMTKVLV
- a CDS encoding dihydroorotate dehydrogenase-like protein, whose protein sequence is MNLTTNYLGMELKSPLVPSASPLSQEVDNIKLMEDAGAGAVVMHSLFEEQLTLEKYELHHHLTYGTESFAEALTYFPEPADFRVGPQEYLEHIRTAKEQVNIPIIASLNGFSPGGWTEYGQLMQQAGASALELNIYYVPTNPDLTSAEVEQNYIDILQSVKKSVTIPVSVKLSPYFTNTANMAKRLDRTGADGLVLFNRFYQPDINLETLEVEPQVLLSTPQAMRLPLRWIAILYGHIHGSLAATSGIHNAQDIIKMLMVGASTTMLCSVILRNGINYLKSLQEDVIKWMETHEYESVRQMQGTMSQLNCPDPTAFERAQYMKVLQSYQPGSEKKDTNLNADKLIGHR
- a CDS encoding PAS domain S-box protein, which gives rise to MYPPPDFSQDQRIEQISLDSTRDTDLDVYQVMDPQPLLISPDTSVLDAVVLMNQKRNHGHPGSQFPQSGNCYTDSDTKWEVTGYVLIQTDKKLLGIFTLTDLARVVASGSNLAETKIVEVMTQPVTTLKLSNISNVLNIGTLVSTFSRNEIDHLPVIDDQGKVVGIIRQSVLWKQLDPGKDANAIQRLTEDKIEQVNIQEEFQQTIEELQIIEEELRQQNQQLVIAHELAELERNRYHQLFELTPYCYLVTDKVGIIKNANRTASTLLSVEKQYLIGKPIIVFIAPKYRQQFTCQIADFQPQQESPEQEIYLQPRKGKLFPASVKIVGIYDPHKKEHSWIWLINNISDRKKAEEVLTRAAEDLEQRVAKRTEELVQLNQTLQAEIRQHQKTEIALRESETRLTLALEVAKMGIWDWNLITKDYMWSESVGPMYGLPRGTISPSCYEDLLKLIHPEDAEVLSNKLTIALDKKSGFTIEFRAIWPDGSLHWLTSTAQVFCNEKGEATRMIGTVQDISAYKQKEQKLYEQAALLDIATDAIFVRDFQTEILFWNQGALRIYGWTKEEAIGKHLRDLFCQKTAMKQEVIALKAVVRSGSWQGVLRKYKKSGEQVTVESRWTLMFDGDGQPKSILIVDTDITDKKQLEEQFLRTQRLESIGTLACGIAHDLNNILTPILGSAQLLKRKSLQDHITHPQLLTMIEDNATRASSLVKQVFSFAKGASNEWTIVQIKHLILEIVNLAKHTFPKSIKLKTKIANNLSTVFGDSTELYQIMINLVVNALNAMPSGGVLTIAAENTFIDGNNLINEKLQQGHYIVITIIDTGIGMSRAVADKIFEPFFTTKQNGVGSGIGLSIVSRIIQKHNGHLQFYTEQGQGSKFEVFLPSIEAPHPPLPQELPTEIGRGELILIVDDEPQIRDVTRMILETHNYDTLTASNGMEAIAIYGQYKQDISVVLMDIMMPKIDGIATIQAMKKINPLVKIIACSGISTIEAIPKSANMKIQGVLLKPYSASDLLSSMSMVIRGDSSPMNFLN